In the genome of Planococcus donghaensis, the window CCAGAGCCACTGACTCCAACTAGAACAACCACTTCTTGAGGCTTTACATGAAGGTCTACGCCTTTCAGCACCTCGAGGTCACCAAAGGATTTATGAATGTTTTCTCCAATAATCATGTTAGTTCCTCCTTAGGCTTTATCGACATCGAGTTTATTTTCATACCAACGCAATAGATACGTAAAGATCATTACAAGCACCAAGTAATACAATGCAACAACTAAGAAAGATTCAAAAGGTTGGAAAGACTGTGCTGCCTCACGGTTCGCGAGCGCAAAAATTTCCGATACCCCAATAATATAAACAAGAGATGAATCTTTTAATGTAATGATAAACTGGTTGCCAAGTGGCGGAATTGAGCGACGTAATGCCTGCGGGAAAACAATACGTTGCATCGTTTGTTTCCGGTTCATACCAAGTGACATACTTGCCTCACGTTGACCAGGGTCAACGCCTTGAATCGCACCACGGAAAATTTCCGCAATATATGCACCATTATGGATACCTAGAGCAATTGCACCAGCCCAGAAATTGTCCATTGTATAAATTTCCACAATCCCAAAATACAAGAACATAATTTGAACGATGAGTGGTGTCCCACGGATAACTGTAATATACAGGTTCGCAATTCCTTCCAAAATTTTTGAACCCGAGATTTTCATCAATGCGAAAATTAAACCAATTACAGTACCTAGAATAACACCGATTGCAGTTAATTGAAGAGTAACAACGGTAGCTCTTAGGAATCCTGGATAGGTCCGCATGAATACTTCATAGACTGTTGAAAATAACTCTAACATACACACCATTCCTCCTTATCCTAATTGATTACTTGAGGATTTCGACTCCTTCAAGATCTACATCAAGGAGGTTACGGCCAAACCATTTATTCGAAATTTCATCATACGTGCCGTTTTCGATAATTGCTGCTAATGCTTCGTTTACTGCAGCTAAAAGTTCTTCATCGTCTTTGTTAATAGCAACAGCTGCTTGTTCAATCCATAATGGATCGCCAACCATTTCGATTTCAAGTCCAGCATTTTGTGCTTCAAAGCCTACTACATCGGCAGTAATAACTGCGTCTAAACGACCTTCAATTGCTAAATCCTGCAACGCAACAACGTCACTATTATAGTACTGAATATCGTCTGTATATTTTTGTGCTGCTGTATCGTACGTGCTTTGACCAACAACGCCAATTTTTGCGCCTTCTAGGTCTGCTTCAGATGTGATTTCTGTATTTCCAGCTTTCGTGAAAATTACCCCACCTGAATAATAGTATGGATCAGAGAATGAAATCTGTTTTTCACGTTCTTCTGTAATGGCCATCGATCCGATAATCGCATCAAAACGATTTGTCGTTAACCCTTGAATAATTGTTTCCCAAGGCGTAGTGACCGGATTTGGTTCAAGACCCATTTCTTCTGAAAGTGCGTTACTAATATCAATATCAAATCCTGTTAAGTCGCCACCTTCTGTAAAGTTGAATGGCTTATAAAGACCACTTGAAGCCGTCGTGAATTTTCCTTCTTCAACTAAATTCAAATCACTGTTTCCACCATCTGTGTTTGAACCTTCCTCCGAACTAGATGAGTCGTCTCCTCCACAAGCTGCCAATAACATTCCTGCAGAAAAAATGACGCTTAAAAATGATAATTTCTTTTTCATTTTGTTCTCCCCTTTTCGTTTATAATTGACCAAACCGCGAAAGCGTTTCGGAAATTCCTAGTATCAAAATTTCTTACATAAAAAGCTCTCGATCTTTGTAGACTGCTTCTACTTTTGACAAATTGTCATTTACCTTAGCATGTTCTTTAACATAAACAAAACGCATAATCGAAGTTAAAAGCGCATGAACAGATGTGTATGAATCGATATTCAAATTCGAGTTTACAGATACGGTTAGCGAATAGTCTGCATAAGTAAGCGCTGGCGATTCCTTAGAGTCCGTTAATACGACAACTTCTGCGCCTTGGGCTTTAGCACTCCTCAGCGTATCAATAGCAAGCTTGGTGTACCGGGGAAAAACAAAGGCAATTACTAAATCCCCTTTTCCCAATTTGGCAAGTTGCGTGTAGTACTCTCCCGTTGAAGGATACATAGTTTCCGTATGGCCCAGCACAAGATTTAACCAATTGGCGAACCAATGAGCGATACCATAATCAAAGAAGTTTCCAGTAACGTAAATTTGATCTGCTTGACTAATTTTATCGACAACTTCCAAAAGTTTTTCTTCATTTATCGATTTTTTCAGTTTCACAATACTCAAAATATCCGCATCTAGTAAATTCTCTAAAAAAGACTGATCGGCGACAGGCTCTGGAATTTTCTGCTCTGCCTTTTCCAATCGTTCTTCTGCTAACTTTCGCTGCACGACTTGTTGAAATTCTGCATATCCCTTGTATCCAAGTTTT includes:
- a CDS encoding transporter substrate-binding domain-containing protein gives rise to the protein MKKKLSFLSVIFSAGMLLAACGGDDSSSSEEGSNTDGGNSDLNLVEEGKFTTASSGLYKPFNFTEGGDLTGFDIDISNALSEEMGLEPNPVTTPWETIIQGLTTNRFDAIIGSMAITEEREKQISFSDPYYYSGGVIFTKAGNTEITSEADLEGAKIGVVGQSTYDTAAQKYTDDIQYYNSDVVALQDLAIEGRLDAVITADVVGFEAQNAGLEIEMVGDPLWIEQAAVAINKDDEELLAAVNEALAAIIENGTYDEISNKWFGRNLLDVDLEGVEILK
- a CDS encoding MurR/RpiR family transcriptional regulator, with product MQELLRSVSNSYTEFSSGQKKVSDLFFKEPIFLAFSTALEVGKRVNVSESTVIRWTQKLGYKGYAEFQQVVQRKLAEERLEKAEQKIPEPVADQSFLENLLDADILSIVKLKKSINEEKLLEVVDKISQADQIYVTGNFFDYGIAHWFANWLNLVLGHTETMYPSTGEYYTQLAKLGKGDLVIAFVFPRYTKLAIDTLRSAKAQGAEVVVLTDSKESPALTYADYSLTVSVNSNLNIDSYTSVHALLTSIMRFVYVKEHAKVNDNLSKVEAVYKDRELFM
- a CDS encoding amino acid ABC transporter permease; this translates as MLELFSTVYEVFMRTYPGFLRATVVTLQLTAIGVILGTVIGLIFALMKISGSKILEGIANLYITVIRGTPLIVQIMFLYFGIVEIYTMDNFWAGAIALGIHNGAYIAEIFRGAIQGVDPGQREASMSLGMNRKQTMQRIVFPQALRRSIPPLGNQFIITLKDSSLVYIIGVSEIFALANREAAQSFQPFESFLVVALYYLVLVMIFTYLLRWYENKLDVDKA